A portion of the Streptomyces erythrochromogenes genome contains these proteins:
- a CDS encoding alpha/beta fold hydrolase encodes MAIAHRRIGTGPVRVIVLHDWFGTSANWGSVLDHLDPEGFSYAFLDYRGYGERRDVAGRHTLPEIADDVLELADQLGWDTFSLLGHSMGGKAAQQVLVRAPERIEKLVGINPVPAAPYEMDDTAHSLFFGAAESPEHRRAILDLVTGNRASRHWIDRMVAHSLEISRPEAFADYLASWQSLDLSAAVKGNTVPVLVLVGEYDLALTADVMRATWQVWYPNCRIHTLPGAGHYPPHETPVAFATEVEAFLRD; translated from the coding sequence ATGGCCATCGCCCACCGCCGGATCGGCACCGGACCCGTCCGCGTCATCGTGCTGCACGACTGGTTCGGCACGTCCGCCAACTGGGGCTCGGTGCTGGACCACCTGGATCCGGAAGGGTTCAGTTACGCCTTCCTCGACTACCGCGGTTACGGCGAACGCCGGGACGTCGCCGGCCGCCACACCCTCCCCGAGATCGCCGACGACGTCCTCGAACTCGCCGACCAGCTCGGCTGGGACACCTTCTCCCTGCTCGGCCACTCCATGGGCGGCAAGGCCGCCCAGCAGGTCCTCGTCCGCGCCCCCGAGCGGATCGAGAAGCTCGTCGGGATCAACCCGGTCCCCGCCGCGCCGTACGAGATGGACGACACCGCCCACTCCCTCTTCTTCGGCGCGGCCGAGAGCCCCGAGCACCGGCGCGCCATCCTCGACCTCGTCACCGGCAACCGGGCGAGCCGCCACTGGATCGACCGGATGGTCGCCCACTCCCTGGAGATCTCCCGCCCGGAGGCCTTCGCCGACTACCTCGCGAGCTGGCAGTCCCTGGACCTGTCCGCCGCCGTCAAGGGCAACACGGTCCCGGTGCTCGTCCTGGTAGGGGAGTACGACCTCGCGCTCACCGCCGACGTGATGCGCGCCACCTGGCAGGTCTGGTACCCGAACTGCCGCATCCACACCCTCCCCGGCGCCGGACACTACCCGCCGCACGAGACCCCCGTGGCTTTCGCCACCGAAGTGGAAGCCTTCCTCCGCGACTAG
- a CDS encoding phosphocholine-specific phospholipase C, with translation MAELNRRRFLQIAGGTAAVAMLNDSIARAAAISAQGTTGTIQDIEHIVVLMQENRSFDHYFGAMKGVRGFGDPRPVLQDNGKTIFHQWNGTKDVLPFHPQIADLGMQFLEGLNHDWAGGHQAYNNGKYDKWIPAKTATTMSYMTRNDIPFHYALADAFTVCDAYHCSFIGATDPNRYYMWTGHTGNDGVGGGPVLGNQELGYGWKTYPERLEAAGISWKVYQDIGDGLNAAGSWGWINDAFRGNYGDNSLLYFNTFRNAQPGSPLYEKARTGTDVKAGGGYFDRLRADVVNGTLPQVSWIAAPEAFSEHSNWPTNFGAWYISQVLDSLTANPAVWAKTALFITYDENDGFFDHVVPPYPPASSAWGLSTADVSKDLYAGGGGYAAGPYGLGPRVPMIVVSPWSKGGYVCSETFDHTSVIRFMEKRFGVQEPNISPWRRAVCGDLTSAFDFTRADAAPAALPSTAGYVPPDKDRHPSYHPTPPATGALPPQEAGSKFTRALGYVPYVDGARTVSTGKFTLTFASGPTLGAHFHSTSGNRTDGPWPYTVEAGKTLADTWSTSSSTGNQINLTVWGPNGFLRTWKGPAKKAGPEVTARHVSATGDLALTMTNPGTAAVNLTVTNSYGGAVQTFRVAAGGTVTHTVNLASTGRWYDVKVVSDLDTTFLRRFAGHVETGAPGVSDPAIRTA, from the coding sequence ATGGCAGAACTCAACCGCCGCAGGTTCCTGCAGATAGCCGGCGGCACGGCCGCCGTCGCGATGCTGAACGACAGCATCGCCCGGGCCGCCGCCATCTCGGCGCAGGGCACCACCGGAACGATCCAGGACATCGAGCACATCGTCGTCCTCATGCAGGAGAACCGGTCCTTCGACCACTACTTCGGCGCGATGAAGGGGGTCCGCGGCTTCGGGGACCCGCGGCCGGTGCTCCAGGACAACGGCAAGACGATCTTCCACCAGTGGAACGGGACGAAGGACGTCCTGCCCTTCCACCCGCAGATCGCGGACCTCGGGATGCAGTTCCTGGAGGGGCTGAACCACGACTGGGCCGGCGGCCACCAGGCCTACAACAACGGCAAGTACGACAAGTGGATCCCGGCCAAGACGGCCACGACCATGTCGTACATGACGCGGAACGACATCCCGTTCCACTACGCTCTCGCCGACGCCTTCACGGTGTGCGACGCCTACCACTGCTCCTTCATCGGCGCCACGGACCCCAACCGCTACTACATGTGGACGGGTCACACCGGCAACGACGGCGTCGGCGGCGGCCCGGTCCTCGGCAACCAGGAGCTCGGCTACGGCTGGAAGACCTACCCCGAGCGCCTGGAGGCCGCCGGGATCTCCTGGAAGGTCTACCAGGACATCGGCGACGGCCTGAACGCCGCCGGCTCCTGGGGCTGGATCAACGACGCCTTCCGCGGCAACTACGGCGACAATTCGCTGCTCTACTTCAACACCTTCCGCAATGCCCAGCCCGGCAGCCCCCTGTACGAGAAGGCGCGCACCGGCACCGACGTCAAGGCGGGCGGCGGCTACTTCGACCGGCTGCGCGCCGACGTGGTGAACGGCACGCTGCCCCAGGTCTCCTGGATCGCCGCCCCCGAGGCGTTCAGCGAGCACTCCAACTGGCCGACGAACTTCGGCGCCTGGTACATCTCGCAGGTCCTGGACTCGCTGACGGCGAACCCGGCGGTGTGGGCGAAGACCGCCCTGTTCATCACCTACGACGAGAACGACGGCTTCTTCGACCACGTCGTCCCGCCCTACCCGCCGGCCTCCTCCGCGTGGGGCCTGTCCACGGCCGACGTGTCGAAGGACCTCTACGCGGGCGGCGGCGGCTACGCGGCCGGACCGTACGGGCTCGGCCCGCGCGTCCCGATGATCGTGGTCTCCCCGTGGAGCAAGGGCGGCTACGTCTGCTCCGAGACCTTCGACCACACCTCGGTGATCCGCTTCATGGAGAAGCGCTTCGGGGTGCAGGAGCCGAACATCTCCCCGTGGCGCCGCGCCGTCTGCGGAGACCTGACCTCGGCCTTCGACTTCACCCGGGCCGACGCCGCCCCCGCCGCGCTGCCGTCCACGGCCGGCTACGTCCCGCCGGACAAGGACCGCCACCCCTCCTACCACCCGACGCCGCCGGCCACGGGCGCCCTGCCGCCGCAGGAGGCCGGGTCCAAGTTCACCCGCGCGCTCGGCTACGTCCCGTACGTGGACGGCGCCCGCACCGTCTCCACCGGCAAGTTCACCCTCACCTTCGCCTCCGGCCCGACCCTGGGCGCCCACTTCCACAGCACCTCGGGCAACCGCACGGACGGCCCCTGGCCCTACACGGTCGAGGCGGGCAAGACGCTTGCCGACACCTGGTCCACCAGCAGTTCCACCGGCAACCAGATCAACCTGACGGTGTGGGGCCCCAACGGCTTCCTGCGCACCTGGAAGGGCCCGGCGAAGAAGGCCGGCCCCGAGGTGACGGCCCGCCACGTGAGCGCCACCGGCGACCTGGCCCTGACGATGACCAACCCGGGCACGGCCGCGGTCAACCTCACGGTGACCAACTCCTACGGCGGCGCGGTCCAGACCTTCCGGGTCGCCGCCGGCGGCACGGTCACCCACACCGTGAACCTCGCCTCCACGGGCCGCTGGTACGACGTCAAGGTCGTCTCCGACCTCGACACGACCTTCCTGCGGCGCTTCGCGGGACACGTGGAGACCGGCGCCCCGGGCGTCTCCGACCCGGCGATCAGGACCGCCTGA
- a CDS encoding 3-oxoacyl-ACP synthase III family protein — MFIEPCDPPRSAGPTAVASFLPEEVLSSEALQEEVARRSGLALPPRLLTQATGILSRRVAGEGVYASTLAVGAARRALDAASLSPLDIDLLLFASASRDMVEPATAHIVQAELGSRAHALDVTNACNSFVNGIDLARSMILAGRARRALVVTGETPSRAVRKDPSGLAELRDGFAGYTFGDAGAAVVVEAVERGGILHVDTETHSEHWEVGGIPGGGSRHPRGDAYTYFRGDGHELRGVFEKVGTAVIDRTLHRTGMGWDDFAKVLVHQVTVPYLERFAELTGVPADKLVVTVPELGNVASASIGVQLDRVFPQLAPGERVLFVGLGGGISIMTMVWEKS; from the coding sequence ATGTTCATCGAGCCGTGTGACCCGCCGCGGAGCGCCGGGCCGACCGCCGTCGCCAGCTTCCTGCCCGAGGAGGTGCTGTCCTCGGAAGCCCTGCAAGAGGAGGTGGCGCGCCGCAGTGGCCTGGCGCTGCCGCCCAGGCTGCTGACGCAGGCCACCGGAATCCTCTCCCGCCGTGTCGCGGGCGAGGGCGTGTACGCCTCCACGCTCGCCGTGGGCGCCGCCCGCCGGGCCCTGGACGCCGCCTCCCTCTCCCCGCTCGACATCGACCTGCTGCTCTTCGCCTCCGCCTCCCGCGACATGGTCGAGCCCGCGACCGCGCACATCGTGCAGGCGGAGCTGGGCTCGCGGGCCCACGCCCTGGACGTCACCAACGCCTGCAACAGCTTCGTCAACGGCATCGACCTCGCCCGGTCCATGATCCTCGCCGGGCGGGCCCGGCGGGCCCTGGTGGTCACGGGCGAGACCCCGAGCCGGGCGGTGCGCAAGGACCCGTCCGGGCTCGCGGAGCTGCGTGACGGCTTCGCCGGCTACACCTTCGGCGACGCGGGCGCGGCCGTCGTGGTGGAGGCCGTGGAGCGGGGCGGCATCCTCCACGTGGACACCGAGACCCACTCCGAGCACTGGGAGGTCGGCGGCATACCGGGCGGCGGTTCGCGGCACCCGCGCGGGGACGCGTACACCTACTTCCGGGGCGACGGGCACGAACTGCGCGGCGTCTTCGAGAAGGTGGGCACCGCCGTCATCGACCGGACGCTGCACCGCACGGGGATGGGGTGGGACGACTTCGCCAAGGTGCTGGTGCACCAGGTGACGGTCCCCTACCTGGAGCGGTTCGCCGAACTGACCGGAGTGCCCGCCGACAAGCTGGTGGTGACCGTGCCGGAGCTCGGCAACGTGGCCAGCGCGAGCATCGGAGTGCAGCTGGACCGCGTGTTCCCGCAGCTGGCGCCCGGGGAAAGGGTGCTGTTCGTCGGCCTGGGCGGGGGCATCAGCATCATGACGATGGTCTGGGAGAAGTCGTGA
- a CDS encoding glycosyltransferase family 2 protein — protein MWVVVPAHEEEARLADTLRALAAQRDRDFTLLVVDNASADRTGAVAREFAAHAPFPVEVIEEPEKGVGSAVDTGFRYAIARGARLLARTDADCLPRPGWTGAARTALTRRPGLVCGRITARRDEHGPLGRAGFGALVALAALFGRLRPRHARRHGYRAPYRMHAGNNMAITAELYLAVGGMPRRPSPTDRLFLNAVRRHTDRIVHCREMVVENSTRRLRAYGLAGTARWYLDQGSGTHGTDDPR, from the coding sequence ATGTGGGTCGTCGTACCCGCGCACGAGGAGGAGGCCCGGCTCGCGGACACCCTGCGGGCGCTCGCCGCGCAGCGCGACCGGGACTTCACCCTGCTGGTCGTCGACAACGCCTCGGCGGACCGCACCGGCGCCGTCGCCCGGGAGTTCGCGGCGCACGCGCCCTTCCCGGTGGAGGTGATCGAAGAGCCCGAGAAGGGCGTCGGCTCCGCCGTGGACACCGGCTTCCGGTACGCGATCGCGCGCGGAGCGCGGCTGCTCGCCCGCACCGACGCCGACTGCCTGCCGCGGCCCGGCTGGACGGGGGCCGCGCGGACCGCGCTCACCCGCCGCCCCGGGCTCGTGTGCGGGCGGATCACCGCCCGCCGCGACGAGCACGGCCCGCTGGGCCGGGCCGGTTTCGGCGCGCTGGTGGCGCTCGCCGCGCTCTTCGGCCGGCTGCGGCCGCGGCACGCCCGCCGGCACGGCTACCGGGCGCCGTACCGCATGCACGCCGGGAACAACATGGCGATCACCGCCGAGCTGTACCTGGCCGTCGGCGGCATGCCGCGGCGCCCCTCGCCGACCGACCGGCTCTTCCTCAACGCCGTACGCCGCCACACCGACCGGATCGTCCACTGCCGGGAGATGGTCGTGGAGAACTCGACGCGGCGCCTGCGGGCCTACGGGCTCGCCGGCACCGCCCGCTGGTACCTGGACCAGGGCAGCGGCACGCACGGAACGGACGACCCCCGCTGA
- a CDS encoding class I adenylate-forming enzyme family protein, with the protein MLDRLDHALRSRPERPAVLTATRTGAPRVRATRGELAELADAFAAALHARGLRAGDTVGVAVRPGPRALAVLLALWRLGLRGAVLDPGAGPDVLRARLALARPALVLADAAAQAVAGWARPLARRAGLALPDLAGLGPVATVGPRLPGCAPALDLGAQRLGVPAHASVDGDADAVIVFTSGTTSRPRAVVHTRASLSAGMATVSSLFDARGDDPVLGGTFFVLVPSLTRGAPVALPAAGTRLLARQLHRLRPCDSYLTPPRLRDALGAGARFHGRVWTGSAPAGAGLLERVREAGAAEAWGVYALTELFPAAAVESREKSAFDGPGDLVGAPLPGVRAERDEDGQLLLSGPAARHRYLGEEPDPWVRTGDRARLDDTGRIVLEGRCKDMVLRRAENIYPGLYEPALHVPGVELAVLVGIPAGDGDERLVAVVQPRRGADEPALRAALSEPVARMGTARPDEVLLARIPLSGRSHKPDRAATAALAARRLGPAR; encoded by the coding sequence ATGCTGGACCGACTCGACCACGCGCTGCGCAGTCGCCCCGAGCGGCCCGCCGTGCTCACCGCCACCCGTACCGGCGCACCGCGCGTGCGGGCCACCCGCGGCGAACTCGCGGAGCTGGCGGACGCGTTCGCCGCCGCCCTGCACGCGCGCGGACTGCGGGCCGGGGACACCGTCGGGGTCGCCGTGCGCCCCGGGCCGCGGGCCCTCGCCGTCCTGCTCGCCCTGTGGCGCCTCGGCCTGCGCGGGGCCGTCCTGGACCCGGGCGCCGGGCCCGACGTGCTGCGCGCCCGGCTGGCGCTGGCGCGGCCCGCGCTGGTGCTGGCCGACGCGGCCGCGCAGGCGGTGGCGGGCTGGGCCCGGCCGCTGGCCCGGCGGGCCGGGCTCGCGCTGCCCGACCTGGCCGGCCTGGGGCCGGTGGCCACGGTCGGGCCCCGGCTGCCGGGGTGCGCGCCCGCCCTGGACCTGGGGGCACAGAGGCTCGGCGTCCCCGCGCACGCCTCCGTGGACGGCGACGCCGACGCGGTGATCGTGTTCACCTCCGGGACCACCTCCCGGCCGCGGGCGGTGGTGCACACCCGGGCGAGCCTGTCGGCCGGCATGGCCACGGTGTCGTCCCTCTTCGACGCCCGCGGGGACGACCCGGTGCTCGGCGGCACCTTCTTCGTCCTCGTCCCCTCGCTGACGCGCGGCGCCCCCGTGGCCCTTCCGGCCGCGGGCACCCGCCTGCTGGCACGGCAGTTGCACCGGCTGCGGCCCTGCGACAGCTACCTGACCCCGCCCCGGCTGCGGGACGCGCTGGGCGCGGGCGCCCGCTTCCACGGCCGGGTGTGGACGGGCTCCGCACCGGCCGGCGCCGGCCTGCTGGAACGCGTACGGGAGGCGGGCGCTGCCGAGGCGTGGGGCGTGTACGCGCTCACCGAGCTGTTCCCCGCCGCCGCGGTCGAGTCCCGGGAGAAGTCCGCCTTCGACGGGCCCGGGGACCTGGTCGGGGCGCCGCTGCCCGGCGTACGGGCCGAACGGGACGAGGACGGGCAGCTGCTGCTGTCCGGGCCGGCGGCCCGCCACCGCTACCTCGGGGAGGAGCCCGACCCGTGGGTGCGTACGGGCGACCGGGCGCGGCTGGACGACACGGGCCGGATCGTCCTGGAGGGCCGGTGCAAGGACATGGTGCTGCGCCGGGCCGAGAACATCTACCCGGGCCTGTACGAGCCCGCCCTGCACGTGCCGGGGGTGGAGCTGGCCGTGCTCGTCGGGATCCCGGCGGGCGACGGCGACGAACGCCTCGTCGCCGTCGTGCAACCGCGGCGCGGCGCGGACGAACCGGCCCTGCGCGCGGCCCTGTCGGAGCCGGTCGCCCGCATGGGCACGGCCCGCCCCGACGAGGTGCTCCTCGCTCGGATCCCGCTGTCGGGGCGCTCGCACAAACCGGACCGTGCCGCGACGGCCGCGCTGGCGGCGCGGCGCCTGGGCCCGGCGCGATGA
- a CDS encoding cytochrome P450 family protein, with protein MAQTALKSPKSPKNPTSHARARRRDRRVYLGGHPVLFGLLAATRGRPVRRIGGTLLVHGADAYRQALTRLPLDRTAAGTTGGAARSALAGDGGVLFDQEGGEHRADRRDLAAGLGAAGVEELRARWQPLLARRLAPLAAGGEVDLVELARELSGTVVCALLGSGADPCEVARAASEAAAASVRSHLPGPRRPRAEADAARAAGRLRDLLGSVRAAAPAAPRAGSAASGARDGEAGEDRRAADRRATTRHGHGLGQADGALVAMVAVAAVNTTVAALPRAVAWCADAGLWDQAGDAALRPVLAAELLRVTAASPLLPRVAAADGTVGGCPVRAGDRLLLVARHAADAHRRDPDARGPAEPALSRLVFGAGAHACPGARLASVQLADVLAALAPYRPVVTRARVDRGAALPGWRRLCVRAAS; from the coding sequence ATGGCCCAGACGGCCCTGAAGTCCCCGAAGTCCCCGAAGAACCCGACGTCCCACGCCCGGGCGCGGCGCCGCGACCGGCGGGTCTACCTGGGCGGGCACCCGGTGCTGTTCGGGCTGCTCGCCGCGACGCGCGGCCGGCCCGTCCGCCGGATCGGCGGCACCCTGCTGGTGCACGGGGCGGACGCCTACCGGCAGGCCCTGACGCGGCTGCCGCTCGACCGGACGGCGGCCGGTACGACGGGCGGCGCGGCGCGCTCCGCGCTGGCGGGCGACGGCGGTGTGCTCTTCGACCAGGAGGGCGGCGAGCACCGGGCCGACCGGCGTGACCTGGCCGCCGGCCTCGGCGCGGCCGGCGTGGAGGAGCTGCGGGCGCGGTGGCAGCCCCTGCTCGCACGCCGCCTCGCGCCGCTCGCCGCGGGCGGCGAGGTGGACCTCGTCGAGCTGGCCCGCGAGCTGTCCGGGACGGTGGTGTGCGCCCTGCTGGGTTCCGGCGCCGATCCGTGCGAGGTCGCCCGGGCCGCCTCCGAGGCCGCGGCCGCCTCCGTACGCAGCCACCTGCCCGGGCCGCGCCGCCCCCGCGCCGAGGCCGATGCGGCCAGGGCCGCCGGACGGCTGCGGGACCTGCTGGGAAGTGTCCGCGCAGCGGCTCCGGCCGCCCCGAGGGCGGGTTCGGCGGCGTCCGGTGCACGCGACGGCGAGGCGGGGGAAGACCGCCGTGCGGCGGACCGGCGGGCGACGACGCGGCACGGACACGGCCTGGGCCAGGCCGACGGCGCACTGGTCGCGATGGTGGCGGTGGCCGCCGTGAACACCACGGTCGCGGCGCTGCCGCGGGCCGTGGCCTGGTGCGCCGACGCCGGGCTGTGGGACCAGGCCGGTGACGCGGCGCTGCGCCCGGTGCTGGCTGCCGAGCTGCTGCGGGTCACGGCCGCCTCGCCGCTGCTGCCGCGCGTGGCCGCCGCGGACGGCACGGTCGGCGGCTGCCCGGTGCGGGCCGGAGACCGGCTGCTGCTGGTCGCCCGGCACGCGGCGGACGCGCACCGGCGCGACCCGGACGCCCGCGGGCCCGCGGAACCGGCCCTGTCCCGGCTGGTGTTCGGGGCCGGCGCGCACGCCTGCCCCGGAGCCCGGCTGGCGTCCGTCCAGCTGGCCGACGTACTGGCGGCTCTGGCCCCGTACCGGCCGGTGGTGACGCGGGCCCGGGTGGACCGGGGTGCGGCGCTGCCGGGCTGGCGGAGGCTGTGCGTACGGGCGGCGTCATGA
- a CDS encoding NAD-dependent epimerase/dehydratase family protein produces the protein MIAVTGASGFCGGHVARTAAAAGARVVGLGRRPGPVGGHRFWDATAGDPDLTGVDLVVHCAAAVGDPSPGSAAEALMHEVNVAGTERLMRAAAGRPVVWVSSASVYDPRLDRSLVGEDHPRAGQLNAYGRTKAAGEALALAAGAVVLRPRAVYGPGDTTLLPRLLSRVRAGTLLLPGPDVRLSLTAVENLAEACLAAAAWPPGAYNVADGQPYGRDAAVRAVLDAHGVRARVRHLPLRAARAAARIAEALPTAEPALSRYAVDQLAHPVVLDLARARSRGWTPHRTLADHLDALPGGAGVVSR, from the coding sequence ATGATCGCGGTCACGGGCGCGAGCGGCTTCTGCGGCGGGCACGTGGCGCGCACCGCCGCCGCGGCCGGTGCGCGGGTGGTGGGCCTGGGGCGCAGACCGGGCCCGGTGGGCGGGCACCGCTTCTGGGATGCGACCGCCGGCGACCCGGACCTCACCGGGGTGGACCTGGTGGTGCACTGCGCGGCGGCGGTCGGCGACCCCTCCCCCGGCTCCGCGGCGGAGGCGCTGATGCACGAGGTCAACGTCGCCGGCACGGAGCGGCTGATGCGGGCCGCCGCGGGACGGCCGGTGGTGTGGGTGAGCAGCGCCAGCGTCTACGACCCGCGCCTGGACCGCTCCCTGGTCGGCGAGGACCATCCGCGCGCCGGCCAGTTGAACGCCTACGGCCGGACGAAGGCGGCGGGCGAGGCCCTGGCGCTGGCCGCCGGGGCGGTGGTGCTGCGCCCGCGCGCGGTGTACGGACCGGGCGACACCACGCTGCTGCCGCGGCTGCTGTCACGGGTCCGGGCGGGCACCCTGCTGCTGCCGGGCCCGGACGTGCGGCTCAGCCTGACGGCGGTGGAGAACCTGGCGGAGGCCTGCCTCGCGGCCGCGGCCTGGCCGCCGGGGGCGTACAACGTGGCCGACGGGCAGCCGTACGGGCGCGACGCCGCGGTCCGCGCCGTACTGGACGCGCACGGCGTCCGGGCCCGCGTCCGCCACCTGCCGCTGCGGGCCGCCCGTGCGGCGGCCCGGATCGCTGAGGCGCTCCCGACCGCCGAGCCGGCCCTCAGCCGCTACGCGGTGGACCAGCTGGCCCACCCGGTGGTCCTGGACCTGGCCCGGGCCCGCTCCCGGGGCTGGACCCCGCACCGCACCCTGGCGGACCACCTGGATGCGCTGCCGGGTGGGGCGGGGGTGGTCAGCCGGTGA
- a CDS encoding GTP-binding protein yields MPGYDTPAPPSSREPAPVKILIAGGFGVGKTTLVQTISEIEPLRTEERLTAAGIGVDDLDGIESKTLTTVAMDFGRITLTDAGVVLYLFGTPGQERFWFMWDDLLGGALGAIVLVDTRRLDRSFPAVDFFESRGLPFVVGANCFHGEQPYTAEEIGAALHLRDPNTPVLMLDARSRTDVRASLLSLLDVLIDKAQQPEAAVTG; encoded by the coding sequence TTGCCCGGATATGACACGCCCGCCCCGCCCTCCTCCCGGGAACCGGCCCCGGTCAAGATCCTCATCGCCGGCGGCTTCGGAGTCGGCAAGACCACCCTGGTGCAGACGATCTCCGAGATCGAGCCGCTGCGGACGGAGGAGCGGCTGACGGCCGCGGGCATCGGCGTCGACGACCTCGACGGCATCGAGTCCAAGACCCTCACCACCGTCGCGATGGACTTCGGCCGGATCACCCTCACCGACGCCGGAGTCGTCCTCTACCTGTTCGGCACACCGGGCCAGGAACGCTTCTGGTTCATGTGGGACGACCTCCTGGGCGGCGCCCTCGGGGCGATCGTGCTGGTCGACACCCGGCGCCTCGACCGCAGCTTCCCGGCCGTCGACTTCTTCGAGAGCCGCGGCCTGCCCTTCGTGGTCGGCGCGAACTGCTTCCACGGCGAACAGCCCTACACCGCCGAGGAGATCGGCGCGGCGCTGCACCTGCGCGACCCGAACACCCCCGTCCTCATGCTCGACGCCCGCTCGCGCACCGACGTCCGCGCGTCCCTGCTCTCCCTCCTCGACGTGCTCATAGACAAGGCACAGCAACCCGAGGCGGCCGTCACCGGCTGA
- a CDS encoding DUF742 domain-containing protein: protein MPQDEPPQPASRRRTRLYALTDGRTAAEHTVLTMDTTITAAVAGDAHGGLPTEWQEILVMCAPPGGRAVAEIAARMNIRLTPMTLLLGELADRGLINHRPPLAASDTTDVNLLMRIRDNLARI, encoded by the coding sequence ATGCCGCAGGACGAGCCGCCACAGCCCGCGAGCCGCCGCCGTACGCGGCTGTACGCCCTCACCGACGGCCGTACCGCCGCTGAGCACACCGTCCTGACCATGGACACCACCATCACGGCGGCGGTCGCCGGCGACGCGCACGGGGGACTGCCCACCGAGTGGCAGGAGATCCTCGTGATGTGCGCGCCGCCGGGCGGGCGCGCGGTCGCGGAGATAGCGGCCCGGATGAACATCCGCCTCACGCCGATGACGCTGCTCCTCGGCGAACTCGCCGACCGCGGGCTGATCAACCACCGGCCGCCCCTGGCGGCCTCCGACACCACCGACGTCAACCTGCTCATGAGAATCAGGGACAACCTTGCCCGGATATGA
- a CDS encoding roadblock/LC7 domain-containing protein → MTTSSNTAASNDAIYSVLDNNLSRIAGIQGAVLLSNDGIRLSDYLLDQPQAERMAAAASGIASTMKAISREIDGGRVIRQLVEMDDRYLCIVGCGEGSTLIVVTSRKARLGELGGEAVRTAQALGEWLGTPERGQAPNS, encoded by the coding sequence ATGACCACCTCATCGAACACCGCGGCATCCAACGACGCGATCTACAGCGTCCTCGACAACAACCTGAGCAGGATCGCCGGCATCCAGGGAGCCGTGCTCCTGTCCAACGACGGCATCCGGCTCAGCGACTACCTGCTGGACCAGCCCCAGGCCGAGCGCATGGCGGCCGCCGCCTCCGGCATCGCCTCCACGATGAAGGCGATATCCCGGGAGATCGACGGCGGCCGCGTCATCCGCCAGCTCGTCGAGATGGACGACAGGTACCTGTGCATCGTCGGGTGCGGTGAAGGCAGCACGCTCATCGTGGTGACCTCCCGCAAGGCGCGCCTCGGCGAGCTGGGCGGCGAGGCCGTACGCACCGCGCAGGCGCTCGGCGAATGGCTGGGCACCCCCGAGCGCGGCCAGGCGCCGAACTCGTAA